Within Deinococcus actinosclerus, the genomic segment CGTCGTGGACGCCCCCGGCGGCGGCGGCAAGATCCCCGTCGCGCCCAACTACGTCCTGTCGCACAGCCCAGAAAAGCTCATCCTGCGCAACTTCGAAGGCTACATCGCCGCGTACAGCGAACCCACCGACTACACCGGCCCCGACATGCTCGTTCCCCAGGACTGGCAGCGCAAGGAACCCGGTCAGAGCGGCATCTTCGGCCTGATGGAAGGCGAACGCATCAGCATCGAACCCAAGGAATTCGCCGAATCCCGCCACCGCCCCGGCGCCACCCAGCACCGCCTCAACAGCCGCGAGGACAAATGGGCCGCCCACGGCATCGGCGCCGCGACCGACACCGCGCCAGACGGCATGACGCAGACCGCACAACCCGTCAGCGGCGACTGACCAGCGTCCAAGGGTCTGAGGGTCGAAGTGTCTAAGGTGAAGATGTGGACTCCTACTTTCCGTTCGAGCAGCTGGACGTCTATCAGCTCTCAGTGGCCTACGCCACGCAGGTCTACCGGGCAACCACCACGTTCCCAGATACGGAGAAGTTCGGTCTGACCAATCAGATGCGCCGCCGTGTCCATCTCACTGAACATCGCAGAGGGTCGGGGGCGCGGCGGCGACCGGGAGCTGGTGCGGTACCTGATGATCGCGCGTGGATCTCTGTTTGAAGTGGTGGCAGGTGCGCAGATTGCAGAGCAGTTGGGTTTCCTCAATGTAGAGGCGGCCCGGACTCTCAGGCAGGACGCACACACACTCTCGGCCAAACTCATGACCCTGATCAAGCGCCTGACTCCTACCTCTTAGACTCTTGGACTCTGCGACTTTTCGACCTCTTGATTTTTCAACCATGACAGGAGTGAACATGACCACCCTTCCTAAACCCCGTCAGCCTGAACTGAAGACCGCTCTGCCCGGCCCGAAGACCGCTTCGATCATGGAGCGCGACAGCCAGCACCTCTCGACGTCCTACATGCGTCCGTATCCGTTCGTGCCGGATCACGGTGAGGGCGTGTGGCTGACAGACGTGGACGGGAACACCATGCTGGATTTCTTCGCGGGGATCGCGGTGAGCACGACCGGGCACGCGCATCCGCATGTGGTGCAGGCGGTGCAGGAGCAGATCACGAAGTTCACACACGTGTGCCTCACCGATTACCCGCAGGAGATCACGACCAGCCTCGCCGAGCGGCTGGTGAAGCATGTCGAACGGCCCGGCGAGAAGTGGCGCGTGTTCTTCAGCAACAGCGGCGCCGAGGCGGTCGAGGCGGCCGTGAAGCTGGCACGCAACCACACGGGGCGGCAGCACATCATCTCCACGATGGGCAGCTTCCACGGGCGCACGTACGGCGCGATCACGCTGACGGGCAGCAAGACGAAGTACAAGCGTGGCTTCGGGCCGCTGCTGCCCGCCGTGAGCCACGTGCCGTACCCGAACCCGTTCCGTCCGCCGCTGGGCAGTACGCCCGAGACGTGCGGTCAGGCGGTGCTGGAGCACATCGAGAGCCTGTTCGTGGGCATCCTGCCCGCCGATGAGGTCGCGGCGATCATCGTGGAACCCATGCAGGGCGAGGGCGGTTACATCGTGCCCCCGGCGGACTTCCTGCCGGGCCTGCGGGCGCTGTGCGACAAGTACGGCATCATGCTGATCTTTGATGAGGTGCAGGCCGGGATGGGCCGCACCGGGAAGATGTTCAGCTTCCAGCATTTCGACGTGCAGCCAGACATCATCACGTCCGCGAAGGGCATCGCGTC encodes:
- a CDS encoding acetyl ornithine aminotransferase family protein, whose amino-acid sequence is MTTLPKPRQPELKTALPGPKTASIMERDSQHLSTSYMRPYPFVPDHGEGVWLTDVDGNTMLDFFAGIAVSTTGHAHPHVVQAVQEQITKFTHVCLTDYPQEITTSLAERLVKHVERPGEKWRVFFSNSGAEAVEAAVKLARNHTGRQHIISTMGSFHGRTYGAITLTGSKTKYKRGFGPLLPAVSHVPYPNPFRPPLGSTPETCGQAVLEHIESLFVGILPADEVAAIIVEPMQGEGGYIVPPADFLPGLRALCDKYGIMLIFDEVQAGMGRTGKMFSFQHFDVQPDIITSAKGIASGMPLGALLAKESVMTWPVGSHGSTYGGNPVAAAASHATLDLLEGRVQHPGCGANLMDNAAQVGEFIMGELKKMQAEFPFLGDVRGRGLFIGLEFVKPDGSPDGALRDRASMAMFERGLLNLDCGEAVIRISPPLILTREEAATGLEIMRETLRTLK